A genome region from Vicia villosa cultivar HV-30 ecotype Madison, WI unplaced genomic scaffold, Vvil1.0 ctg.000606F_1_1, whole genome shotgun sequence includes the following:
- the LOC131629829 gene encoding pentatricopeptide repeat-containing protein At2g34400-like: MLISKHPIFKITNLNSPKPSPLSFLLSLIKQCPSTKTLQQIHTQMIIHSIHKPNHLLSQSITLKDFNYSSLIFSHITPHPNDYAFNIMLRATTTTWNNYPLTLHLYHQMKNFNLTPNNFTFPFVFLACANLGDIREARSAHSSVIKLGLDTDLHTAHSLITMYFRCGEFGFARKVFDEISHKDLVSWNSMISGYAKMGRAKEAVEVFGRLRVESGFEPDEMSLVSVLGACGELGDLELGRWVEGFVVECGMKVNSYIGSALISMYAKCGDLVSARRIFDGMPSRDVITWNAVISGYAQNGMADEAISLFHCMEESDVRPNKVTLTAVLSACAGIGALDLGKHIDDYATQRGFQHDIFVATALVDMYAKCGSLESAQRVFNDMPRKNDASWNAMIAALASHGKAKEALTLFRRMSDEGDGARPNDITFVALLSACVHGGLVDEGHRLFDMMSTLFGLVPKVEHYSCMVDLLARAGHLYEAWDLIEKMPEKPDKITLGALHGACQRKKNVDIAERVMQMLLELDPSNSGNYIISSKIYANSNMWDESARMRALMKEKGVTKTPGCSWIEIDKQLREFRAGDGLCLDSIDIRNIIDLLYEELRKEGYVPKVVE, from the exons ATGCTGATCTCAAAGCACCCAATTTTCAAAATCACAAACCTCAACTCCCCCAAACCATCACCACTATCATTCCTCCTCTCCCTCATTAAACAATGTCCCTCCACAAAAACCCTCCAACAAATCCACACCCAAATGATTATCCACTCCATCCACAAACCAAACCACCTCCTCTCTCAATCCATAACCCTCAAAGACTTCAACTATTCCTCCCTCATTTTCTCCCACATTACTCCCCACCCAAACGACTACGCCTTCAACATCATGCTCCGTGCCACCACCACCACATGGAACAATTACCCTCTCACCCTTCACCTTTACCACCAAATGAAAAACTTTAACCTCACCCCTAATAACTTCACTTTCCCTTTCGTTTTCCTCGCTTGCGCGAATCTCGGAGATATTCGTGAGGCCCGATCAGCTCATTCCTCGGTGATTAAACTCGGGCTGGATACGGATCTCCATACAGCTCACTCGTTGATTACAATGTACTTTAGGTGTGGGGAGTTTGGGTTTGCAcgtaaggtgtttgatgaaatttcGCACAAGGATTTGGTGTCATGGAATTCGATGATTTCTGGGTATGCGAAGATGGGTCGTGCGAAGGAAGCTGTTGAGGTTTTTGGACGGTTGAGGGTGGAGTCTGGGTTTGAGCCAGATGAGATGAGTTTGGTTAGTGTTCTTGGGGCTTGTGGTGAATTGGGGGATTTGGAATTGGGGAGGTGGGTGGAAGGGTTTGTTGTTGAATGTGGCATGAAGGTTAATTCCTACATTGGTTCTGCTTTGATTAGTATGTATGCTAAGTGTGGTGATTTGGTGTCTGCTAGAAGGATCTTTGATGGTATGCCTAGTAGAGACGTTATCACGTGGAATGCAGTTATATCAGG ATATGCTCAAAATGGAATGGCAGATGAAGCAATCTCTTTATTTCATTGTATGGAGGAGAGTGATGTTAGACCAAATAAAGTTACCCTGACTGCAGTGCTGTCTGCGTGTGCCGGTATTGGGGCTCTAGATTTAGGGAAACACATTGATGATTATGCAACACAAAGAGGATTTCAACATGATATATTTGTTGCAACTGCATTGGTTGATATGTACGCCAAGTGTGGAAGTTTGGAGAGTGCACAGAGAGTTTTCAACGATATGCCCCGAAAAAATGATGCTTCTTGGAATGCGATGATTGCTGCTCTTGCTTCTCATGGTAAAGCCAAGGAAGCTCTAACACTTTTCCGGCGGATGTCAGATGAGGGTGATGGTGCCCGCCCCAATGATATAACATTTGTAGCGTTGCTTTCTGCTTGTGTGCATGGAGGCTTGGTTGACGAAGGACATAGGTTGTTTGATATGATGAGTACATTGTTTGGATTGGTACCAAAAGTTGAGCACTACTCTTGTATGGTTGATCTTTTGGCACGTGCTGGTCATTTATACGAAGCTTGGGATCTCATTGAGAAAATGCCTGAAAAACCAGATAAGATTACATTAGGTGCCTTACACGGTGCCTGTcaaagaaagaaaaatgtagataTTGCGGAACGAGTTATGCAGATGCTTTTGGAGTTGGATCCTTCAAATTCTGGAAACTATATCATCTCGTCCAAAATATATGCAAATTCAAACATGTGGGATGAATCAGCAAGGATGAGAGCATTGATGAAAGAGAAAGGTGTCACTAAAACACCGGGTTGTAGCTGGATTGAAATTGATAAACAGTTGCGTGAATTTCGTGCTGGTGACGGCTTATGCCTCGACTCTATAGATATACGTAACATAATTGATTTGCTCTATGAAGAGCTCAGAAAGGAAGGTTATGTCCCAAAAGTTGTTGAATAA